In the genome of Phycisphaerae bacterium, the window ATGGACCTCGGCGGCCAGTGGTGGAGCTACGGCAAAGGCCAAATGCAGGGATTCCATATCATCCGCAATAACCACATCCACCACTGCGGCGTCTCCGCCGTGTCCGCCTGGCACAATATGGCCAACGAGAAACTGCTCGTCGAAGACAACCTCGTGACCGACTGCTGCTGGATGCCCATCACCGACCACTACGAATCCGCCGGAATCAAAATCCACCGCACCGAACACTCGGTGATCCGGCGAAACGTGGTCCTGCGAACCGCGCACTGCGCCTCGCTGTGGCTCGACGGCGAAATCTTCAACACCCGCGTGACGGGGAACCTCTTCGCCGACGCCGCCCATCCCGCCTTCGGACACGTGTTCCTCGAAATCAACCAGGGCCCGAACCTGGTGGACAACAACGTCCTGGTCAACAGCGGCGGCAACGGATTCTACGAGCACGACGCCGAGCGGGTCTACCTCATCCAGAACCTGATCGCCAACGGCGACGACACAGCCGTCATGATGCGTTGCGGCGATCCCAAACGGGTCAATCCGCCCCTGGAAAACGAGCATCGGGTCTTCGCCA includes:
- a CDS encoding right-handed parallel beta-helix repeat-containing protein; this encodes MDLGGQWWSYGKGQMQGFHIIRNNHIHHCGVSAVSAWHNMANEKLLVEDNLVTDCCWMPITDHYESAGIKIHRTEHSVIRRNVVLRTAHCASLWLDGEIFNTRVTGNLFADAAHPAFGHVFLEINQGPNLVDNNVLVNSGGNGFYEHDAERVYLIQNLIANGDDTAVMMRCGDPKRVNPPLENEHRVFANVIAGFPRYIQFPNRTSHSELNLFGERFDRFRDAFLADAAAGEEGTVVDLDAWRDIGFDRRSEVARLSVFFNPDDLTLSIRAPGVSTWPAFDRLPETSAQTTAAVDFLGRAIPPLASPQVVLTHDYFGRQRPTGTIQVGPFLNPPLDGTPFSIDPRKRDL